A genomic window from Salvelinus namaycush isolate Seneca chromosome 21, SaNama_1.0, whole genome shotgun sequence includes:
- the hsd17b2 gene encoding estradiol 17-beta-dehydrogenase 2 translates to MESVDIEFWYFSSLYTIVTALYIGAIITKARGSHDREYWTFALLALGGPLCFLALPGYRSLIFLTCSLWLCYVVLGRRVDMLTMHGRAVLITGCDTGFGHALARRISDLGVTVFAGVLDETSPGAVELKRLGSEGLQVLQLDVTDAAQIERAHHYICTQVGDAGLWGIVNNAGVLGYVADGEIIPVRVYRNCLAVNFLAAVEVSQVFLPLLRHSRGRLVNVCSMAGVVPVPGFVAYGASKAALNTFSGVMRLELARWGVNVSTIQPAGFRTNIFGSSDDWSRYQEEIFTSLSQDVRKDYGEAYISSLQTRFAKMAIMSSEDLRPVLDDMCHALMSVAPRPVYTPGQSAWLIPCLHRLCPTRFYDIIITSLFQFNSSLPAGLQAGGSVGSKT, encoded by the exons ATGGAGAGCGTTGACATTGAATTCTGGTatttctcttctctgtatacaatAGTTACAGCCCTATACATTGGGGCAATTATAACTAAGGCGAGAGGGAGTCATGATAGGGAATACTGGACCTTTGCACTTTTGGCTCTTGGGGGGCCTCTGTGCTTTTTGGCCCTTCCAGGCTACCGCAGTCTGATCTTTCTGACCTGCAGCCTCTGGTTGTGCTATGTGGTTCTGGGCAGACGAGTGGACATGCTGACGATGCATGGAAGAGCTGTGCTGATTACAG GTTGTGATACAGGTTTTGGTCATGCCCTAGCGAGAAGGATTAGTGACTTGGGAGTGACTGTGTTTGCTGGGGTTTTGGATGAGACCAGCCCAGGAGCAGTGGAGCTGAAGAGACTGGGGTCTGAGGGGCTACAAGTCCTTCAGCTGGATGTGACAGACGCTGCGCAGATAGAGCGGGCTCACCACTACATTTGCACTCAGGTTGGGGACGCAG GTCTTTGGGGGATTGTGAATAATGCGGGAGTCCTGGGCTATGTGGCAGATGGAGAGATTATTCCTGTGAGAGTATACAGGAACTGCTTGGCAGTGAACTTCCTTGCTGCAGTAGAGGTCTCTCAGGTGTTTCTTCCACTGCTCCGACACTCCAGAGGCAGGCTCGTCAACGTCTGCAGCATGGCAG GTGTTGTGCCCGTTCCTGGGTTTGTGGCCTATGGAGCATCCAAAGCAGCCCTGAAcaccttctctggagtgatgagacTAGAGTTGGCCAGATGGGGCGTCAATGTATCCACAATTCAACCTGCAGGCTTCAGGACAA ATATCTTCGGTAGCAGTGATGACTGGAGCCGCTACCAAGAGGAGATCTTCACCTCTCTATCCCAGGATGTCCGAAAGGACTACGGCGAGGcctacatctcctctctccagacacgCTTTGCCAAGATGGCCATCATGTCCTCAGAGGACCTGCGTCCCGTGCTAGATGACATGTGCCACGCCCTGATGTCAGTGGCCCCCAGACCCGTCTACACCCCTGGCCAGTCTGCCTGGCTCATTCCCTGCCTCCACCGCCTCTGCCCCACACGGTTCTATGACATCATTATTACAAGTCTGTTTCAGTTCAATAGCAGTCTGCCAGCTGGGCTCCAGGCAGGAGGCTCAGTGGGTTCGAAGACTTGA
- the mphosph6 gene encoding M-phase phosphoprotein 6 encodes MANDNAKLSKNLLRMKFMQRGLDADTKKQLEEEERRIISDEHWYLDLPELKAKENFIIEERSFGPCEDLKYGRMSFKGFNTEVEKLMIVMNAPNEEELEEEEISRMETDITDEDMARRYESLVGSMKKKFAKKRERSAVEDVNQNATETQTKRGFLKPQD; translated from the exons ATGGCAAATGACAACGCGAAACTCTCCAAAAACCTCTTGCGTATGAAG TTCATGCAAAGAGGCCTGGATGCAGATACAAAGAAGCAactggaagaagaggagaggaggatcatCAGTGATGAGCATTGGTATCTGGACCTGCCAGAACTCAAAGCTAAAGA GAATTTCATCATAGAAGAAAGAAGTTTTGGGCCTTGTGAAGACCTGAAGTATGGACGAATGTCATTCAAGGGGTTCAATACAGAAGTAGAG AAACTAATGATCGTGATGAACGCTCCAAATGAGGAAGAGTTGGAAGAGGAGGAAATTAGCAGAATGGAGACTGATATCACAGATGAAGACATGGCTagaag GTACGAGAGCTTAGTGGGAAGCATGAAGAAGAAGTTTGCTAAGAAGCGGGAGAGGTCTGCGGTTGAGGATGTTAATCAAAATGCAACTGAGACACAAACAAAAAGAGGTTTTTTGAAGCCTCAGGACTGA